One Candidatus Hydrothermales bacterium genomic window, ACTTTTTTTATAAAAATAGACTAAAAAAAATTAACAAAAAATGGGAAGACGTGCCCTTTCTTGAAAATTTTCTGTACGAATTAAATTTTATGAAATATTATGATATTGAGAAATTGATTAAAAGAGTAGGTTTTAAAATTTTTAAGAAAAATTTTGTTTTTAAGGAAGAACTTAAGCCTTCAAAGAAGCTAATTTTAAAAAAAATTTTAAAATTTCTTAAATTTTTTCCATTTGAAACAAGATTTATCGCTATAAAAACTTGAAGTTTTCTAAATATTTATTCCATATTTTTTTATCTTTTTATATAAAGATTTTCGAGATATGCCTAAAATCTTACTTGCCCTTGATATGTTGCCCTCCGTAGCCCTCAGAGAATTTTCAATTACCTCCCTCTCAATTCTTTCAATTTCTATTTTCAAAATGTCCCTTAGTTTCCCGACTTTAGGCTCCCTTTTACTTTCTTCACCCACTTCAATTAAAAGATCCTCCCTTTTTATAATACCATCAGTACTTAAAATCGCTGCCCTCTCAAGTATATTTTCAAGCTCTCTTACATTACCTGGATAATCATAAGAAAGAAGTATCGCCTTTGCCTCTTCACTTATTTTTAGTTTCTTTCCAATTTTTCTCCCAATCTTCTTTATAAAATTCTCTGAAATTAAAATTATATCTTCTTTCCTTTCTCTTAAGGGAGGAAGTACTATTGGAAATACAGAAATTCTATAGTAAAGATCCTCTCTAAAAAGACCCTTTTTTACAAGTTCTTTTAAATTTCGATTTGTAGCCGCTATTATTCTTGTGTCTATAACTATTTTTTTTGTTCCCCCTAACCTTTCAATTTCTTTGTTTTCAATCGCCCTTAAAAGTTTTGGTTGAAGTTCAAGAGGAAGCTCTGCAATTTCATCAAGAAAAAGAGTTCCCCCATCTGCTAATTCAAATTTACCAATTTTTGTTCTATAAGCACCTGTAAAGGCTCCCTTTTCTGAACCAAAAAGTTCATTTTCAAGGAGCTCCTTAGGAATTGCTGCGCAGTTAATAGCTATAAAGGGGCCGTCTCTTCTTTTTGAGTTTAAATGTATAAATCTTGCAAAAACCTCTTTTCCTGTTCCAGACTCACCTATTATCAGTACCGTTGTGTCTTCCTTTGCTACTTTCTTAGAAAGTTCAAGAGCCTTTAAAAATTTCTCACTTTTACCTACTATATCAGGGACTTCCCCACTTATCGTTCTTATAAGTTCTAACTTCTCTTCCTCCTTCATTTTCTCTTCTATTATTTTTTCTATCAGAATCAAAACTGCCTCAGGGTCAAAGGGTTTTGTCAAATAATAATAGGCTCCCTCTTTCATTGCCTCTACCGCATTTTCTATTGATCCATAAGCTGTTATCATAATTACATAAATACTTCTATCCTTCTCTTTTATTCTCTTTAGGATAGTTATCCCGTCGTATTTTCTTAATTTGTAGTCGAGTAAAACAACATCGGGTCTTTCTGCTTCAAAGCTTTTTAGAAACTCTTCTTCATCTACAAATCCTTCTGCCTTAAATCCCTTTTCACTTAAAAATCTTTCTATTGATTTAACAAAAGTGTAGTTATCATTTAGGATTGAAATTTTTTTAATCATAACGGAAATTCAAGTTTTACTTTTGTTCCTTTTCCCTTTTTGCTTTCGATCTCAAGTTTAGCGCTATGGATTTCTGCTATTTTTTTAACAAAAAATAGTCCAAGTCCAAGTCCCCTTGCCTTAGTTGTAAAAAAGGGTTCTGTGGCTCTTTCAAGAACTTTTTTATCCATTCCAATTCCTGTATCTTCAATATAAAGAAAGTATTTATTATCTCTTAAAAATCCCTCTATTTTAATTTTTCCCTTTTTTTCAATTGCCTCTTGAGAATTTTTTAAAATGTTAGAAACCATCTTTTTTAATAAAATTTTATTTCCCCTTAAATTTGCCTCCTCAATATTTTTTATTATTTCTACTTCTTTGTCAAAGCTCAGTTCTTCTAAGGCCTCTAACACAACTTCTTTAATATTAACACTCTCCAGTGTAACTTTTTCACCTTTTATAATATATCTCTGATAATCCTCCATTGTACTGTTTAAACTTTTTACTTCCTCGTAAATTTTATCAAAAATACTATCTTCAATTTTGTTTCTAACTAATTTCATATAAGTTAAAATAGATTGAAGTGAATTTTTGAGTTCATGGGAAAAGAGGGCTGAAATCTCAGCTATCTCTATAAACTTTCTTTTACTTTCTATCTCTTCCATTTCTTTTAAGACAGATTTTCCAAATAAATCCTTAAATAGATCAGTTATTTTTTTATCTTTTTCCTCTAACCATACAAAAAAGTTACTTATTACAATGTAAAAAGCATAAAGAAGCAAGAAAAAAGTTAGGGTAAAGAGAAAATTAAAAAAAAGCCTCAAATTTGAATTTAATGTAATTATATAAATTAAAGGCAAATTTTCATATCTAACTAACACCTTCTCATCTTTTAAGTTTAACCAAAACTTTTGATTTTTATCTAGATAAAAGTCCTTTATTTTACTTATCTCCCTTAGATCTTCTCCACTTAAAATAACGTTTTCCTTTTTATAGATCACCTCAAACCCACTTTTATAGGAAACTATCATTTCTATTTCTGGAAAACTTACAAATTTCTCTTGAGATAAAATTTCCCTTAATTTTTCCCTTTCTCTTTCT contains:
- a CDS encoding sigma-54 dependent transcriptional regulator, with product MIKKISILNDNYTFVKSIERFLSEKGFKAEGFVDEEEFLKSFEAERPDVVLLDYKLRKYDGITILKRIKEKDRSIYVIMITAYGSIENAVEAMKEGAYYYLTKPFDPEAVLILIEKIIEEKMKEEEKLELIRTISGEVPDIVGKSEKFLKALELSKKVAKEDTTVLIIGESGTGKEVFARFIHLNSKRRDGPFIAINCAAIPKELLENELFGSEKGAFTGAYRTKIGKFELADGGTLFLDEIAELPLELQPKLLRAIENKEIERLGGTKKIVIDTRIIAATNRNLKELVKKGLFREDLYYRISVFPIVLPPLRERKEDIILISENFIKKIGRKIGKKLKISEEAKAILLSYDYPGNVRELENILERAAILSTDGIIKREDLLIEVGEESKREPKVGKLRDILKIEIERIEREVIENSLRATEGNISRASKILGISRKSLYKKIKKYGINI
- a CDS encoding HAMP domain-containing sensor histidine kinase, which encodes MKLFFFFLFVTGVTNFLIHFHEYLNTKRLLKIFLEREREKLREILSQEKFVSFPEIEMIVSYKSGFEVIYKKENVILSGEDLREISKIKDFYLDKNQKFWLNLKDEKVLVRYENLPLIYIITLNSNLRLFFNFLFTLTFFLLLYAFYIVISNFFVWLEEKDKKITDLFKDLFGKSVLKEMEEIESKRKFIEIAEISALFSHELKNSLQSILTYMKLVRNKIEDSIFDKIYEEVKSLNSTMEDYQRYIIKGEKVTLESVNIKEVVLEALEELSFDKEVEIIKNIEEANLRGNKILLKKMVSNILKNSQEAIEKKGKIKIEGFLRDNKYFLYIEDTGIGMDKKVLERATEPFFTTKARGLGLGLFFVKKIAEIHSAKLEIESKKGKGTKVKLEFPL